In Reichenbachiella agarivorans, one genomic interval encodes:
- a CDS encoding FtsB family cell division protein, with protein MKHSYKFTKNFYFIATVVFVVWMLFFDSNDFYSQYQLKAKVEELEDQKVYYEKKIEATEADREALLKDSELLEKFAREKYFMKKDGEDIFVVVEED; from the coding sequence ATGAAACACTCATATAAGTTTACCAAGAACTTTTACTTCATTGCCACGGTAGTGTTTGTGGTGTGGATGTTGTTTTTTGATTCCAATGACTTTTACTCTCAGTATCAGTTGAAGGCCAAAGTAGAGGAACTAGAAGACCAAAAGGTCTATTATGAGAAAAAGATTGAGGCAACCGAGGCTGATCGTGAGGCACTATTGAAAGACTCCGAATTGCTAGAAAAGTTTGCCCGAGAGAAGTATTTTATGAAAAAAGACGGCGAAGATATTTTTGTAGTCGTAGAGGAAGATTGA
- a CDS encoding M1 family aminopeptidase: protein MFKTFFFSELKYSLKQPMVYIFLGLFALMVFGAASSENVQIGGSVGNIYKNAPHIVTTWTIIMSIFGLLVATAFYNNAALRDHNNDFHEILFSTPISKAGYFFGRFFGALFLSTIPLMGIFLGTVLGTILGPAFGWIEAERYGELHLSTFINNYLLFILPNMFFTGTIIFTLANKWKSTVISFIGSIIIMMGYIISGSLLSDLDNETLAALVDVFGLNAYRFYSKYYTPIEKNTLNPGFDGLLLWNRLIWVGAGVIILITTYFTFSFKEKNKRVKKEKSVNKKESIAFTEPILHPSYTTGTSWVQFRSFFYTNFLSISKSVTFKILIIFGLILLISNLVNGFEYFGLQSYPRTYKIIDLIDNVSFLFIIIILVFFSGELIWRDRESKINEVIDATPHTSLISLSAKALSLIAITCILHFALVLTGIIAQLAKGYTILELDVYFLSFLYKNLPYYVIWTGVLISIQVIINHKYIGYFVSILFIFAWELILLIFDVESTMMLIGDSPSLTYSDMNRFGPELLGSFWLNFYWLLFSFFCLLIAGAIWTRGVVGSLKERILAALSLLSKSYKLLIVTSFVVWASVAGFVYYNTQVLNHYRTSDEQEESQANYEKLYKKYEHVDHPKIINIQYFVDIFPHERDVYTKVKVQIINEHSSALDSIHFNVGEDWDTSFEIPNSTLAFEDKDYGYLIYVLDQPLPQGDTMNIEVEAKFISQGFSNKRENSKVVKNGTFLNNFDFLPAFGYQSSVELSDKNTRKKYGLEPKDRMPELQADCDDACKINYLSNGTSDYIPSETIISTVMDQTAIAPGSLIKQWTENDRNYYHYKVDHTSQNFYSFISAEFEVATRQWNGISLEVYYDKKHEINVPIMLDAIERSLGYYIENFGPYYHKQCRIIEFPRYATFAQAFPGSMPYSEAFGFIINLEDENENNVVDAVIAHEMAHQWWAHQVVGANMQGATMMSESFSEYSSLMTMKTISKTPMKMREFLKYDHDRYLRGRSQELVKEMPLYKVENQMYIHYGKGSVILYALQDYIGEEKVNRAMKNFLEAYRYQAPYPTSLDFLSYLEPEVPDSLHYLIDDWFKEITLYDNRLKEATYETLDNGKYRVNLLVESEKLKADSIGVESNVAINDWIDIGFFMDSDEENLYFEKRMKFDQASINFSFDLDSLPAKAAIDPRHLLIDRVYKDNIKTLSEQ, encoded by the coding sequence ATGTTTAAGACTTTCTTTTTTTCCGAGTTGAAATACTCGCTCAAACAACCCATGGTTTATATTTTTCTGGGCTTGTTTGCTTTAATGGTTTTTGGTGCTGCTTCTAGTGAAAACGTACAAATTGGTGGATCAGTGGGAAACATATACAAAAACGCTCCCCATATCGTCACTACATGGACTATTATCATGTCCATATTTGGCCTACTAGTAGCTACAGCATTCTACAACAATGCCGCACTTAGGGATCATAACAATGATTTTCATGAAATCCTATTTAGTACTCCTATCAGCAAAGCTGGATATTTCTTTGGGAGGTTTTTTGGAGCACTATTTTTATCTACTATCCCTCTGATGGGTATCTTTTTGGGAACTGTCCTAGGTACTATTTTAGGACCCGCTTTTGGGTGGATCGAAGCGGAGAGATATGGTGAACTGCATCTTAGTACTTTTATCAACAATTACCTGTTGTTCATTCTTCCTAATATGTTTTTTACTGGCACGATCATTTTTACACTGGCTAACAAATGGAAAAGCACTGTTATTTCCTTCATTGGCTCTATCATCATCATGATGGGCTACATCATTTCTGGTTCGTTGCTGTCCGATCTGGACAATGAAACTCTAGCCGCCTTGGTAGATGTATTTGGACTCAATGCCTATAGATTCTATTCTAAATACTATACGCCAATCGAAAAAAATACATTAAATCCTGGCTTTGATGGACTACTGCTATGGAACAGACTGATATGGGTAGGTGCTGGTGTCATAATCTTGATCACGACCTATTTTACTTTTTCTTTCAAAGAAAAAAATAAAAGAGTCAAAAAAGAAAAGTCCGTCAACAAGAAGGAGTCCATCGCTTTCACAGAACCTATTCTTCACCCCTCTTATACTACTGGTACTAGCTGGGTTCAATTCAGAAGCTTCTTCTATACCAATTTCCTAAGCATCTCCAAAAGTGTGACTTTCAAAATCCTCATCATATTTGGCTTGATACTTTTGATCTCCAATTTGGTCAATGGCTTTGAATACTTTGGTCTTCAATCCTACCCAAGAACCTACAAAATCATCGACCTCATTGACAATGTCTCTTTCCTATTCATCATTATCATCTTGGTGTTTTTTAGTGGAGAATTGATCTGGAGAGATCGTGAGAGCAAAATCAATGAAGTGATCGATGCGACTCCTCACACCTCACTGATATCCTTGTCTGCCAAAGCACTATCACTGATTGCCATTACTTGCATTTTACATTTTGCTTTGGTGCTAACCGGTATCATCGCTCAATTGGCCAAAGGCTACACTATTCTGGAATTGGATGTATACTTTTTGTCTTTCTTATATAAGAACTTGCCCTACTACGTCATCTGGACTGGTGTACTGATTAGCATACAGGTCATCATCAATCACAAATACATCGGGTATTTTGTCTCTATCCTTTTCATATTTGCATGGGAGTTGATTTTACTCATCTTCGACGTAGAAAGCACCATGATGCTCATAGGAGATTCTCCGAGTCTTACCTATTCTGATATGAACCGTTTTGGTCCAGAGTTATTGGGTTCATTTTGGCTCAACTTCTATTGGTTACTCTTTTCCTTCTTTTGCTTGCTGATTGCTGGTGCTATATGGACGAGAGGAGTGGTAGGTTCATTGAAAGAGCGAATCCTTGCAGCTCTGTCTCTGCTATCAAAAAGTTATAAACTCCTAATTGTGACATCCTTCGTTGTCTGGGCAAGCGTTGCAGGATTCGTGTATTACAATACTCAAGTCCTCAACCATTACCGTACTTCCGACGAGCAAGAGGAGTCTCAGGCAAACTATGAAAAACTGTACAAGAAGTATGAACATGTAGATCATCCTAAAATCATCAATATTCAATATTTCGTAGATATTTTCCCACATGAAAGAGACGTCTATACCAAGGTAAAGGTGCAGATTATCAATGAACATAGCAGTGCGTTGGACTCTATCCATTTCAATGTGGGAGAAGACTGGGATACTAGCTTTGAGATACCCAACTCTACGCTGGCATTTGAAGACAAGGATTATGGCTACTTGATTTACGTTTTAGACCAACCACTTCCTCAAGGAGACACTATGAACATAGAGGTGGAGGCAAAATTCATAAGCCAAGGGTTTTCCAATAAAAGAGAAAACAGCAAAGTCGTCAAAAATGGGACATTCCTAAACAACTTTGACTTCCTACCGGCTTTTGGCTATCAATCATCGGTAGAGTTGAGTGATAAAAATACTAGGAAAAAGTATGGTCTAGAGCCCAAAGATAGGATGCCAGAGTTACAGGCCGATTGTGATGACGCTTGCAAAATCAACTATTTGAGCAATGGCACTTCTGATTACATTCCATCCGAAACGATCATTTCTACCGTAATGGATCAAACGGCTATTGCTCCGGGATCACTCATCAAACAATGGACAGAAAATGATAGGAACTACTATCACTACAAAGTGGATCATACTTCACAAAATTTCTACTCTTTCATCTCTGCCGAATTTGAAGTAGCCACAAGACAGTGGAATGGTATAAGTCTGGAAGTGTATTATGATAAAAAACATGAGATCAATGTCCCTATCATGCTGGATGCAATCGAGCGGTCTCTTGGGTATTACATCGAAAATTTCGGCCCTTATTACCATAAGCAATGTCGAATTATTGAGTTCCCTCGTTACGCTACGTTTGCCCAAGCATTCCCTGGTTCTATGCCCTACTCAGAAGCCTTTGGTTTTATCATCAATTTGGAAGATGAAAACGAAAACAATGTCGTCGATGCAGTCATTGCGCACGAGATGGCGCACCAGTGGTGGGCACACCAAGTGGTAGGTGCCAACATGCAAGGTGCCACTATGATGAGTGAAAGTTTTTCTGAATACTCTTCTCTCATGACTATGAAAACCATCAGCAAGACTCCCATGAAGATGAGAGAATTCTTGAAATATGACCATGACCGCTACTTAAGAGGTAGAAGTCAAGAGTTGGTCAAAGAAATGCCTCTCTACAAAGTGGAAAATCAGATGTACATCCACTATGGCAAGGGCAGTGTGATCTTGTATGCGCTGCAAGACTATATTGGAGAAGAGAAAGTGAACCGTGCCATGAAAAACTTCCTAGAAGCCTATCGCTATCAAGCACCCTACCCTACTTCTTTGGATTTCCTCAGTTACCTAGAGCCAGAAGTCCCCGATTCGTTGCATTATTTGATCGATGATTGGTTCAAAGAGATTACCCTCTATGACAACCGTCTCAAAGAAGCAACTTATGAGACGTTAGACAATGGAAAGTATAGAGTGAATCTGCTCGTAGAGTCTGAGAAACTCAAGGCCGACTCCATCGGTGTAGAATCCAATGTCGCCATCAATGATTGGATTGACATAGGTTTCTTTATGGATAGCGACGAAGAAAATCTATACTTCGAAAAGAGAATGAAGTTTGATCAAGCATCGATAAACTTCTCTTTTGACTTGGACTCACTCCCTGCCAAAGCAGCCATCGACCCAAGGCATTTATTGATCGACAGAGTGTACAAGGACAACATCAAAACGCTATCTGAGCAATAA
- a CDS encoding LolA family protein, whose translation MKFLTTSLLLIALVFNQALAQKDPKAKAILDAMSNKYKTIPSFKATFTYNMENPEEDINEGFKGAVSVKGDKYKLKMEGQEIMFDGVNVWTYLKEDKEVTVAPYEENSDDISLSNIFTLYQSGFKYLYLESRDGGKTDVVDLVPEDLNKSYFKIRMEINSANKELKTFRVFDKSGSKYVYTILTFTKDDTIKDADFTFNTKANPGVEVIDFR comes from the coding sequence ATGAAATTTCTAACCACAAGCTTACTGTTGATCGCACTGGTATTCAACCAAGCATTGGCACAAAAAGACCCGAAGGCAAAAGCCATATTGGACGCGATGAGCAATAAGTATAAGACTATACCCTCGTTCAAAGCAACGTTCACGTACAACATGGAAAATCCCGAAGAAGATATCAACGAGGGATTCAAAGGAGCTGTCAGTGTCAAAGGTGACAAATACAAGCTCAAAATGGAAGGACAGGAAATCATGTTTGATGGTGTCAATGTATGGACCTACCTCAAAGAAGACAAAGAAGTGACTGTAGCTCCTTATGAAGAAAACAGCGATGACATCTCTCTATCCAACATTTTCACACTCTACCAAAGTGGATTCAAATATCTCTACCTAGAATCTAGAGATGGAGGAAAAACAGACGTAGTAGACTTGGTTCCAGAGGATTTGAACAAAAGTTATTTCAAAATCAGAATGGAGATCAATTCAGCTAACAAAGAACTCAAAACATTTAGAGTGTTCGACAAATCAGGTAGCAAATACGTATACACCATCCTCACATTTACCAAAGATGACACAATCAAAGATGCTGACTTCACCTTCAACACCAAAGCCAATCCAGGTGTAGAAGTAATTGACTTCAGATAA
- a CDS encoding ABC transporter ATP-binding protein, whose amino-acid sequence MNKLTIQGLSKTYSNGAKALDNVNIEITNGMFGLLGPNGAGKSSLMRTLATLQEADQGTATLDNIDLLQNPEMARKILGYLPQEFGVYPRITAEQLLDHLAILKGITKSKERKELVKYLLDKVNLYDKRNKSVKGFSGGMKQRVGIAQALIGNPKLIIVDEPTAGLDPGERNRFYNLLADLGNEVIVILSTHIVDDVRELCTNMAIMNLGQIVYQGSPQNAINSLEGRVYQKIVSREQLASYANDYSIISNKMVGGQPLIHVLSENNPGDGFEAISPNLEDVFFSKINTSHQLV is encoded by the coding sequence ATGAACAAACTCACTATACAAGGCCTATCCAAAACCTACTCGAATGGTGCAAAAGCACTAGACAATGTTAATATTGAAATCACAAATGGCATGTTTGGCCTCTTAGGTCCAAATGGTGCAGGTAAATCCTCACTCATGCGAACCCTTGCTACCCTCCAAGAAGCTGATCAAGGCACTGCGACGCTAGATAATATTGACCTACTTCAAAATCCAGAAATGGCTAGAAAAATTTTAGGTTATCTTCCACAAGAGTTTGGGGTGTACCCCAGAATCACTGCAGAACAATTGTTGGATCATTTGGCCATATTGAAAGGCATCACTAAATCCAAAGAGCGAAAGGAACTTGTCAAATACCTGCTAGACAAAGTCAACCTGTATGATAAGCGAAACAAAAGTGTCAAAGGATTTTCAGGAGGAATGAAACAAAGAGTGGGTATTGCTCAAGCCCTGATAGGAAATCCCAAATTGATCATCGTAGATGAACCTACGGCTGGTCTTGATCCGGGAGAAAGAAATCGTTTTTACAACTTGTTGGCAGACCTAGGCAATGAAGTGATTGTCATACTCTCTACGCACATCGTGGATGATGTACGCGAATTATGCACCAATATGGCTATCATGAATCTGGGTCAGATCGTCTACCAAGGTTCTCCTCAAAATGCCATCAATTCCTTAGAAGGCAGAGTCTATCAAAAAATCGTGAGTAGAGAGCAACTTGCCTCCTATGCCAATGACTATTCCATTATTTCTAACAAAATGGTGGGTGGACAACCGCTCATTCATGTGTTGAGTGAAAATAATCCTGGTGATGGTTTCGAAGCGATTTCACCTAATCTGGAAGACGTATTCTTCTCTAAAATCAATACTTCTCACCAATTAGTTTAA
- the thrC gene encoding threonine synthase, producing the protein MKYYSTNKQVPEVSYEEAIFRGLPDDNGLYMPTTIPTLPASFFEEIEDMKLHDIAYEVASRFIGDEIPERDLRKLVSDTLNFDLPIVEVEQNVYSLELYHGPTCAFKDVGARFLARCLSYFSAQSDKKSTILVATSGDTGAAVGSGFLGVKNINVIILYPKGKISKIQEQQLTTLGDNIQALEVRGAFDDCQKMVKDAFLNLELKAKYNLTSANSINMARLIPQSFYYFWAYAMLKDLGDLVVSVPSGNFGNLTAGLLAQKMGLPIKQFIASTNANDVVPTYLKTGVFTPKPSTATISNAMDVGNPSNFYRMKEVFGSSWEDMKVGVIGYAYDDAQTAETVRQVYQATEYLLDPHGAVGYLGLKEYMKEHPKSVGVFLETAHPAKFGDVVEPIIKQPIEMPERLAEYAKRTKVATEVDTTQEELIKVLEKM; encoded by the coding sequence ATGAAGTACTACAGCACCAACAAACAAGTCCCAGAGGTAAGCTACGAAGAGGCGATTTTCAGAGGATTGCCTGATGACAATGGTTTGTACATGCCCACGACGATACCTACACTACCCGCCTCCTTTTTTGAGGAGATTGAGGATATGAAATTGCATGATATCGCGTATGAGGTAGCGAGTAGATTCATCGGAGACGAGATTCCTGAGCGTGATTTGCGCAAGTTGGTCTCGGATACTTTGAACTTTGACTTGCCGATCGTGGAGGTGGAGCAGAATGTCTATTCGCTGGAACTGTACCATGGACCGACCTGTGCGTTCAAGGACGTAGGAGCTAGATTTCTTGCCAGATGCCTGAGCTACTTCTCTGCCCAGAGTGACAAGAAGTCAACCATCCTCGTGGCGACTTCTGGTGATACGGGTGCAGCAGTTGGGAGTGGGTTTCTCGGTGTGAAGAACATCAACGTGATCATTCTCTACCCCAAAGGAAAGATCTCCAAAATACAAGAGCAGCAGCTCACCACGCTAGGAGACAACATCCAGGCACTGGAAGTACGTGGGGCTTTTGACGACTGTCAAAAAATGGTCAAGGATGCTTTCCTGAACTTGGAACTCAAAGCAAAATACAACCTGACCTCAGCCAACTCCATCAACATGGCGAGGCTGATTCCACAGTCCTTTTATTACTTCTGGGCATATGCGATGCTCAAGGACCTAGGTGACTTGGTCGTGTCTGTGCCTAGCGGCAACTTTGGCAACCTGACTGCAGGTCTGCTGGCGCAAAAGATGGGCTTGCCGATCAAGCAATTCATCGCCTCGACCAATGCCAACGATGTAGTACCGACCTATTTGAAGACGGGAGTGTTTACGCCCAAGCCATCGACAGCCACCATCTCCAATGCCATGGATGTGGGCAACCCGAGCAATTTTTACCGCATGAAAGAAGTCTTTGGTTCGTCGTGGGAAGACATGAAAGTAGGCGTGATAGGTTATGCCTACGACGATGCACAAACTGCAGAGACAGTCAGACAAGTCTATCAGGCTACAGAATACCTACTTGATCCACACGGTGCGGTAGGGTACTTGGGACTGAAAGAATACATGAAGGAGCACCCCAAATCAGTCGGGGTATTCTTGGAGACGGCACACCCAGCCAAGTTTGGCGATGTGGTGGAGCCGATCATCAAGCAGCCTATAGAGATGCCAGAGCGATTGGCAGAGTACGCCAAACGTACCAAAGTAGCCACAGAGGTAGACACCACCCAAGAGGAATTGATCAAGGTCTTGGAGAAGATGTGA
- a CDS encoding ATP-binding protein, with product MKNLLRACAFTGSFLFCLSVTGMDTLDSLRHALEQKNLNDSIKLNLFLKISTHPSVTNPDTIIKYANQALQLAKTDQQRNRAFYALGDAHRLKGELSISTSYYLKSLRIYKNKGNLLGEAATLSSLGAVYIQQKNLDLSLLYYSDALIIYRNEKDSINLAVTLLNTGEVFRDLDMYDSALNFYQESKLIFNLQHYNYGTAYTMGNIGLVYAEQGKYDLAEQNMNEAIQILEKMGDRYPIAVYETSLAEIYAKRGNVKKALLYAEHALSIGQEEGLKEQIRDASLTLSDLYKATKSYEKAYHHQSQYLIYRDSINNEEVIRQMADLRTEYEVGQKQTEIDLKQAEVELLEEEAKVNRLMLWAGLIVMTLLIGLSIVLYKLYRLKIKTVRIVRERREVIEQQKNDLDALNKTKDKFFSLISHDLRGPISNFTGVVQLIQQQIANQDYDELRRIGLILEDSSFEISALLDNLLDWAMSQQGHFPYKPEEVSAEDICNPSLRVLRNSAKAKQITMTEEIISDLMLQVDINSASTIIRNLLNNALKFTSEGGKVTLSVAQSENFAVFTVQDTGIGIAKDKMQTLFGFHGNRKQWGTKGEKGVGLGLNLVHEFILLNHGKIEVDSEEGVGTTFQIYLPLSN from the coding sequence ATGAAGAATTTATTGAGAGCCTGTGCATTCACAGGCTCATTTCTTTTTTGTCTGTCAGTAACGGGAATGGATACACTTGACAGCTTGCGTCATGCACTTGAACAAAAAAATCTGAATGATTCTATTAAACTCAACCTTTTTCTAAAAATATCAACCCACCCATCAGTTACTAATCCCGATACGATTATAAAATATGCCAATCAAGCTTTACAACTCGCAAAAACAGATCAACAACGTAATAGGGCATTTTATGCATTGGGTGATGCACACAGACTCAAAGGTGAGTTGTCTATTTCAACTTCTTACTATTTGAAGTCACTTAGAATCTATAAAAATAAAGGAAACTTATTAGGTGAAGCAGCTACATTGTCAAGTCTTGGTGCTGTATACATACAACAAAAGAATCTAGACCTCTCACTATTGTACTACTCTGATGCTTTGATAATATATAGAAATGAGAAAGATTCTATTAATCTAGCTGTTACATTATTGAATACTGGAGAAGTATTTCGGGATTTAGATATGTATGATTCTGCTCTGAATTTCTATCAGGAGTCAAAATTGATTTTTAATCTGCAGCATTATAATTATGGTACAGCCTATACTATGGGCAATATCGGGCTAGTATATGCAGAACAAGGCAAATACGACCTAGCAGAACAAAACATGAACGAAGCGATCCAGATTCTGGAAAAAATGGGTGATCGCTATCCCATCGCTGTATATGAGACCTCGCTAGCCGAAATCTATGCCAAGCGCGGCAATGTCAAGAAAGCCCTACTGTATGCTGAACATGCCCTCTCTATTGGGCAAGAAGAAGGGCTCAAGGAACAAATCAGAGATGCCAGTCTGACCCTCTCTGATCTCTACAAAGCCACCAAGAGCTACGAAAAGGCCTACCACCACCAAAGTCAATACCTGATCTACAGAGACAGCATCAACAACGAAGAAGTAATCCGCCAAATGGCCGATCTCCGTACCGAGTACGAGGTAGGTCAAAAACAAACAGAAATCGACCTCAAACAAGCCGAAGTAGAGCTGCTGGAAGAAGAGGCCAAAGTCAACCGTCTCATGCTCTGGGCAGGTTTGATCGTGATGACACTGCTGATCGGACTGTCAATCGTGCTCTACAAACTCTACCGACTCAAAATAAAGACGGTCAGAATCGTCCGAGAAAGAAGAGAGGTGATCGAGCAACAAAAAAACGATCTCGATGCACTCAACAAGACCAAGGACAAGTTCTTCTCTCTGATCTCACATGACCTCCGTGGCCCGATCAGCAACTTTACGGGAGTGGTTCAGTTGATCCAACAACAGATCGCCAATCAGGATTACGACGAACTCAGACGCATAGGTCTGATTTTGGAGGATTCGTCCTTCGAGATTTCTGCCCTATTGGACAACTTGCTAGATTGGGCGATGAGCCAGCAAGGACACTTCCCCTACAAGCCCGAAGAGGTCAGTGCCGAGGATATTTGCAACCCCTCGCTCAGAGTACTTCGCAACTCTGCAAAAGCGAAGCAAATCACCATGACGGAAGAAATTATCTCCGACCTGATGCTACAAGTAGATATCAACTCTGCCTCCACCATCATCCGCAACCTGCTCAACAATGCCCTGAAATTCACGTCAGAAGGTGGAAAAGTAACCTTATCAGTTGCACAATCAGAGAACTTTGCAGTCTTCACAGTACAGGACACGGGTATCGGGATAGCCAAAGACAAAATGCAGACCTTGTTCGGATTCCATGGCAACCGCAAGCAATGGGGCACAAAAGGAGAAAAAGGTGTCGGTCTAGGTCTCAACCTCGTCCATGAGTTCATCCTGCTCAACCACGGCAAGATCGAAGTTGATAGCGAGGAAGGAGTCGGTACTACCTTCCAGATTTATTTACCCTTATCAAATTAA
- a CDS encoding NRDE family protein, with protein MCTILFSWKNHPDYNLILASNRDEFYRRPTTPAHYWEDQPDILAGKDLIGGGTWMGVSKNGRFAALTNFRDIEGIDSDAPSRGKLTTDFLTSHISPKEYLTQIQYSKIPYNPFNLLVGDMNELYYYSNVSQEIIAIAPGIYGLSNGLFDESWPKVQKGKLTLSQLITNRVDQPETFLDFLQNKELAADADLPHTGVPYGMEKGLSALFIELPGYGTRCSTIILRKEKELHFLEKTYPLEEQQAHLTVEKFPII; from the coding sequence ATGTGCACCATCCTATTCAGTTGGAAGAATCATCCAGACTATAATCTGATTTTGGCGTCCAATCGTGACGAATTCTACAGAAGACCTACGACTCCTGCACATTATTGGGAGGATCAACCTGACATACTAGCAGGCAAGGATTTGATAGGTGGCGGTACTTGGATGGGCGTCAGCAAAAATGGTCGTTTTGCCGCACTGACGAACTTCAGGGATATAGAAGGTATTGATTCAGATGCCCCGAGCAGAGGCAAACTCACAACCGATTTTTTGACCAGTCACATTTCCCCAAAAGAATATTTGACTCAAATCCAGTACTCAAAAATTCCATACAACCCCTTCAATCTTTTAGTCGGAGACATGAATGAACTGTACTATTACAGCAATGTCAGTCAGGAGATCATAGCCATCGCTCCAGGGATTTATGGCCTCAGCAACGGTCTCTTCGATGAGTCATGGCCCAAGGTGCAAAAGGGTAAACTAACATTGTCTCAGTTAATCACTAATAGAGTAGATCAACCTGAAACATTTCTGGATTTTCTTCAAAACAAAGAATTGGCCGCAGACGCAGACTTACCACATACGGGTGTTCCCTATGGGATGGAAAAAGGGCTATCTGCACTTTTTATTGAGCTTCCTGGATATGGCACCCGCTGCTCCACTATCATCCTCAGAAAGGAAAAAGAATTACATTTTTTAGAAAAAACCTACCCACTCGAAGAGCAGCAAGCGCATTTGACTGTGGAGAAATTTCCCATCATCTAA